Proteins co-encoded in one Nicotiana sylvestris chromosome 7, ASM39365v2, whole genome shotgun sequence genomic window:
- the LOC104225780 gene encoding uncharacterized protein — MVRQKEQVEKSNSFQILNNQEGLNLSKEGGEGSSVGGLIIPHNGDKCNARFLIEGISDHCPAKMTFTEERQRSRRSFQLCNVWTQHPQFMSIVKEGWNYNVKGCKMFTAVKRLKMLKRGLKTLNTQAFHNIVTEANEDRNTLKPIQVQLQRCPTNVEYQQAEISVYQKFRQSSYLAEVYLQQRSKATRIRLGDDNNKYFHSIIKHRKLKQAITQLKDNSGLWQTDPDTIDGIFVDYYKNLLGRKEIERVRDFNSIIRNGNRLSEAQQLEIMQFFLEREVKPTMFQIDNNKSPGPD, encoded by the exons ATGGTAAGACAGAAGGAACAAGTGGAGAAATCCAATTCATTCCAGATTCTGAATAATCAGGAGGGTCTCAATCTGTCAAAGGAGGGGGGAGAAGGAAGCAGTGTGGGTGGCCTAATTATCCCTCACAATGGGGATA AATGCAATGCAAGATTTTTGATAGAAGGAATTAGTGATCATTGTCCTGCAAAGATGACTTTTACAGAGGAAAGGCAGAGGAGTAGGAGATCCTTTCAATTATGTAATGTGTGGACACAACATCCACAATTCATGAGTATAGTCAAAGAGGGTTGGAACTATAATGTGAAAGGATGCAAAATGTTTACAGCGGTTAAAAGACTGAAGATGTTAAAGAGGGGATTGAAAACTCTAAACACACAGGCTTTTCATAACATAGTGACTGAAGCAAATGAGGATAGGAACACATTGAAACCGATCCAAGTTCAGCTGCAGAGATGTCCTACTAATGTGGAATATCAACAAGCTGAAATTAGTGTTTACCAAAAGTTCAGGCAGTCATCTTATCTAGCTGAAGTGTACTTACAACAAAGAAGTAAAGCAACACGGATAAGATTGGGAGATGATAATAATAAATACTTCCATTCAATAATCAAGCACAGAAAACTGAAGCAGGCAATTACTCAGCTCAAGGACAACTCTGGTCTTTGGCAAACAGATCCTGATACAATAGATGGTATATTTGTTGATTATTATAAAAATTTACTAGGGAGGAAAGAAATAGAAAGGGTGAGGGATTTTAATAGTATAATCAGAAATGGGAACAGGCTATCAGAAGCTCAACAACTAGAAATAATGCAATTTTTTTTGGAAAGAGAAGTGAAGCCGACTATGTTTCAGATTGATAATAATAAGAGTCCTGGTCCTGATTGA